One Ranitomeya variabilis isolate aRanVar5 chromosome 4, aRanVar5.hap1, whole genome shotgun sequence genomic window, CTGACTCCAGTCACTGCCATCGGGGTGCAGTTGTTTTGGAGACGCCTAGAATTAGTTTTTTTCCTTACGCGAGATCGTACATTACTCAGAAAGATGGGAGAAGCCATAAGAGCATGAAGgaggtgtgaatgaggccttagcggAGGCAGGACAGCAGCTTGGCGGGGCGGCTGTAGGTCGGCGTGGACATGTGGGGGAGGGGCGGCAGCCTCCAGGGTGTCAGTCAGTAGCATCTCGCACAAGTCTAGATTTTGGCAGCTGAGAACACGGGGGTCAGCCGCCATTTTTAGTGTCCTAGGGCGGCCGCATCGGTAAACGAGTTATCCAACGGTGAGCACAGAGTCCTCCACTAGTAAAGAGGTTCTGCAGAGGCGGCTCCCCGGCGCAGTGGAGACCGGACCCCAGCCTCCACACCATGACAGTAAAGAGGTTCTGCAGAGGCGGTCCCCTGGAGAGGCCAGACCCTCAGCCTCCACACCATGACAGTAAAGAGGTTCTGCAGAGGCGATCCCCTGGAGAGGCCAGACCCTCAGCCTCCACACCATGACAGTAAAGAGGTTCTGCAGAGGCGGTCCCCTGGTGGCAGTGGAGAAGCCGGACCCTCAGCCTCCACACCATGACAGTAAAGAGGTTCTGCAGAGGCGGTCCCCTGGAGAGGCCAGACCCCCAGCCTCCACACCAGGACCCTTCTCCCTCAGGGGCCCTGCAGTGAGATGGAGGTAGGCGGTCACACAGACACTTTGGGCCCCGGGTAGGGCTCGCCCCCGCACCAGAACTCGTCCGGTTGGGGGATTTCCAGCAGCCACACTTCCCGCGGGTGGACCCCGGAGGCCTCGGCGGCGCCGGCCGCACTCTGCTCCGGGGAGGCGGAGGACGGGGCCTGGCTCGGCGGCAGCAGCTTGTAGTAGTGGCAGTCCCGGCCGTCGTCAGGGTCGTACGGCGGGGCCAGGATGTCCAGGAAGGCGGCGGGCCCGTCCACGGCGCTGATCTGGTGCAGGTTGTCCCGGTGCGGGCTGAGCAGGCAGGGCGGGCTGCTGTCGCTGTACTCGCCGGTGGAGCGCAGCACGGCCCGCAGCACGGAGCCGGGATCCCCGGGAGTCTCCGTCTTGTCGAAGCCGCTGATGCGCACCTTCCCGTAGAGCACCTTGAGCATGCCGTGCATCCCCGGGTGGTCGTGCAGCGGGATGCTGGAGCCGCCCTTCAGCAGGAACACCCCCATGGAGAAGCCGTCCGTCTCGCAGATGTGCATGTAGGTGACGGGCGGGTTGTGCGGCGCGGGCACCGGGGCCTGCGCGCTCTTCCGCGGGCGGATCTTTAGGTCCTCGGCCCGGACCTCGCTCACCAGCTTCCTCAGCTGCGCCACGTTCTCCGCAAAGCTCTTCCCGTCCCCGCCGCTGCCGCCAGCACCGCGGAACGTCAGCCGGGCCTGGCGGGCGATCTTCTGGATCAGGGAGTTCATCTCATCCCTCGGCATCTCCCTCCCGCTGGCGTCTAGCATGGACGGCTCCCTGCTCTCGGCGGCATCCCCCGGTGACCGCAGCCGTTACACGCAGCTCTGCTCCCTCATGATCCGCCACCCATTCATGCAAATAGCGGACACACGTCTGCCCCGGACGCGGCGCTCACTTACATTGCTGCGGGGGATTGTGGGACTTGTAGTCCAGGCCTGGCCTGTTTCCTGGGATTATTTTATGTAACGCGTGACATTAGCGTAATAATGCGGAGGGTGAGGTCGGGGACACCCCCTATACACAGCTGCACACTTCGGGGGTCCCGGGAGACCCTCACTGAGCTGATAACACCAGTAGTTGGAATTTACACTAGGACTACAAATCCCATGATGCAGTGCGGCGCAGATTGCGTGCAGCCGGCTGTGTGATAGGTCGCTGGGAGGGTCGCTTTAAATGATTTGTGCTGAAGTCCATTGACTTTGACATTGCCCTGAGCCGCGGGATCCTGCGCTGTGTAATGTTTAATGGCCTGGACGGATCGTTTACAAACTTGGCACGGAACGCATGTATTCCGGGCTCCGCATACCTCTCCTCACACATCACCGGGAGCGAATGGGAAGTCGGGAAATGAATGCACATCGCTGCGCTCTTATACACAGGTCACGGCCATCAGTAGGGGAGAGGTGGGCCATAGCTGCCAATCAGAATGCTGCCTTCATTTATAAAGGAGCTTATGAAAAATGACAGCTGGATTCTGATTGGTTATCAGCTGCTCCCTTATTACTGTTCTTAGGCTGTGTAAACACGGAGGCCTTTTGCTGAGTTTTAGGAGCAGAAACTGAACGGAAACTTTTGAGGAGTTCGGAGTTTTGGAGAGTTTTCATCCagtttctgctaaaaaaaaaaacccctcagtGTGCAcattgacttaaagggaacctgtcaccacgtttttggaagatgggataaaaatagcgttaaataggggcagaggtgggcgttacattagtgtgtgtgttatgcgtttattacccacctaagttgccgaaataactttgcaaagtctccgttttcgcctgtcaatcaggctggtcaggtcacatgggcgtggtgtcttcacccagatttggcgtagttttccgttggtggcgtagtggtgtgcgcatgcccaaagtccggaatcctcttccaggggatttaaaatagcgcggtgttcgttattgcattggtgatcggtgggcgcggccatcttcctttggccgcgcgtgcgcagaagcggcgctctgctggccgcggcttcaggaaaatggccgcgggatgccgcgcgtgcgcagatggatatcgcggcggccattttcctgaagccgcggccagcagagcgccgcttctgcgcacgcgcggccaaaggaagatggccgcgcccaccgatcaccaatgcaataacgaacaccgcgctattttaaatcccctggaagaggattccggactttgggcatgcgcacaccactacgccaccaacggaaaactacgccaaatctgggggaagacaacgcccatgcgacctgaccagcctgattgacaggcgaaaacggagactttgcaaagttatttcggcaacttaggtgggtaataaacgcataacacacacactaatgtaacgcccacctctgcccctatttaacgctatttttatcccatcttccaaaaacgtggtgacaggttccctttaaaggtgggggggggggaggtggaGGGATTCTTGTTTTGGAAAACTCCTGACCCCAAGCTATATTCAAAAACACAAACTGTGCTTTACGCCATGGTCACACTAGCAATgactacggacgagtgctatgcgataaaacatcacatagcactcggaccagtattcatccaTGTGGCCgctcacatcagcgttttttttctcggccgtttTCAACGTGCAAGTGGAattgattgtcaccgacactcggccgaggctcagctcactcgcacccatataagcctatgggtgcgagtgagacaatgcaCATTGATAACATCCTCTCTGTGCGATATCCGCTGAccacggcaatggaggagatggaaacattagtttctccgcctcctcagcagctgtgctccgatcctccctgtgcgagagtctCGGAGCACAGACGTAtgtcactcggctcccgctcgcagcagagcaggagcggagggtcatcggatgccatacgctagtctgaCCCCAGCCTCACACACCCTTCCCTGGTTCAGCTCTGAGTCTCTTCCGCTTTTCACagtgtctattattgtctgcagcgctgcagccaatcacagagctTAGCGGCTTTGACCGAGTTTACGGCACCAGTTAGATTGGCATAAACAgaccagacggaacctgaaaacccacctcttctcattccccaccatcctgtagaatgtgagcccgcaagggcagggtcctcgcccctctgtatcagtctgtaattgttagttttgtttactgtaagtgatatttgtattttgatgtaaccccttctcatgtacagcaccatggaatcaatggtgctatataaataaataataataactgacaggtcactgacagcctggggcccttgtgcaagaaatgTCTAGTCCCCCCTCTTTTCATGGCAACAAAGctacagatatatactgtacatatacacatccaggcacttaccgcgGATGTCACTTCTGATTACACCcgttttctgctgtttcttctccatctggtcagaccttcatgttgacGTCTCCCAGCCACGACTTGTGTGCATACGATGAtcttcgcagccctgaaaataataaggtcacatacattgtgtaCACACGTGTctcccccctgaatacagatatgtacccaccattaaagggaacctgtcacccccaaattctgtaatgctgtagctaagcccccgatgtatcctgaaagatgagaaaaagaggttacattatactcacccaggtgcggtcccgctactgtccagtccgatgggcgtcgcggtccggggccttccatcttcttacgatgaagtcctcttcttgtattcacactgcggctgcgggataggtcagagaggcccagcgcctgcacactgcagtactttgccctcaacagggcaaagtacgcctgcgccgaagccgcagcgtgaagacaagaagaggacgtcatcctatgaaaatgggaggccccggaccggaccgcgatgcccatcggaccggaccatagCGGgaacgtccctgggtgagtataatctaacctctttttctcatctttcaggatacatcaggggcttatctacagcattacagaatgctgtagataaacccctgatgccggtgggcttagctcatctttgattttgggggtgacaggttccctttaataaacactgctcaaaaaataaagggaacacttaaacaacataatataactccaaatagatcaatcttctgtgaaatcaaactgtccacttaggaagcagcactgtttgtcGATCAATTTGACATGCTGTTGTCaaacggaatagacaacagatcgaaattcttggcaattatcaagacacaataaaggagtggttctccaggtggggaccacagaccacatctcagtaccaatgctttctggctgatgttttggtcacttttgaatgttggttgtgctatcacactcgtggtaacatgagacggactctacaacccacacaagtggctcagatagtgcagctcatccaggatggcacatcaatgcgagctgtggcaagaaggtttgctgtgttgtcagcgtagtgtccaggagACAGGCtaatacaccaggagacgtggagggggccgtaggaacaacccagcagcaggactggtacctcagcctttgtgcaaggaggaagaggaggagcactgccagagccctgcaaaatgacctccagcaggccacaaatgtgcatgtgtctgcacaaatggttagaaaccgaatccatgaggatggtctgagtgcccgacgtccacagatgggggttgtgttcacagctcaaaaccatgcaggacgcttggcatttgccacagaacaccaggattggcaaattcactacttgacagatgaaagcaggttcacactgagcacatgtgacacgtgacagagtctggagatgccatgaagagtgatctgctgcctgcaacatccttcagcatgaccggtttagcagtgggtcagtaatggtgtggggtggcatttttttggagggccgcacagccctacatgtgcttgccagaggtagtctgactgccattaggtactgagaggagatcctcagaccccttgtgagaccatttgctggtgcggttggccctggattcctcgtaattcaggacaatgccagacctcatgtggctggagtgtgtcagcagttcctgcaagatgaaggcattgaagctatggactggcccgcccgttccccagacctgagtccgattgaacacatctgggacatcatgtctcgctccaaccACCAATGTctcgttgcactacagactgtccaggagttgttggatgctttagtccaggtctgggaggagtgtcatgaatccccaatggctagggatagcacaggattagcaaagtataataaatatcggacgagctctagggtgatggaacctgggctgaccgctgccctacgcctgacaaacgcaactagagatagccagggagcgtgcctacgttggttctagacgccacgcaccagcctaagagctaactagtactgcagaggaaacaaagacctcacttgcctccagaggaattaaccccaaagatttagttgccccccacatgtattgacggtgaaataagaggaaggcacacacatagagatgatgtatatagctttagcaaatagaggcccgctgaaaactagaaagcagaatgacacaaaaggggactgagcggtcagcaaaaaaaccctaatcaaaaaaaccatcctgagattacaagaacccatgtgccaactcatggcacatggggagaacctcagtccactagagcaaccagctaacaaagagacattctaagcaagctggacaaaaaaccaaacaactgaaaatcagcacttagcttatcctgaaagatctgggagcaggtaggcaggaaccaaacagagcacatctgaacacattgatagccggcaagggaaatgacagaaaggccaggtaaaataggaaacacccagcctctgatggacagatggaaaccaaaggccgcaacccaccaaagtcacccagtaccagcaataaccaccagagggagcccgcaaacagaatccacaacagtaccccccccttgaggaggggtcaccgaaccctcacgagaacccccagggcgatcagggtgagctctatggaaggcgcgaaccaaatcagtcgcatgaacatcggaggcgaccacccaggaattgtcctcctgaccataacccttccacttaaccaaatactggagtttgcgtctggaaacacgagaatccaagatcttttcaacaacatactccaattctccctccaccagcaccggagcaggaggctcgaccgaaggaacaacaggcacctcatacctccgcaacaacgaccgatggaacacattatgaatagcgaacgatgctgggagatccaaacggaaagatacagggttaagaatctccgagatcctataaggaccgatgaaccgaggcttgaacttaggagaagagaccttcatagggacaaaacgagaagacaaccacaccaagtccccaacaaaaagtcgggggcccacgcggcgacggcgattagcaaactgctgagtcttctcctgagataacttcaaattgtccaccacctgattccaaatgtgatgtagcctgtccaccaccacatccactccaggacaatccgaagactccacctgaccagaggaaaaacgaggatgaaaccccgaattacaaaaaaaaggagagaccaacgtggccgaactagcccgattattaagagcaaattcggccagtggcaaaaaagcaacccagtcatcctgatcagcagaaacaaaacacctcaaataagtttccaaggtctgattagttcgctccgtctggccattcgtctgaggatggaatgcagacgagaaagacaaatcaatgcccatcttggcacaaaacgtccgccaaaatctagacacaaactgggatcccctgtcagaaacgatattctccggaatcccatgcaaacgaaccacgttctgaaaaaacaaaggaaccaactcagaggaggagggcaacttaggcaagggcaccaaatgaaccatcttagaaaagcggtcacacacaacccagataacggacattttctgtgaaaccgggagatcagaaataaaatccatggaaatgtgcgtccaaggcctcttcgggatgggcaaggataacaacaacccactagcccgtgaacagcaaggcttagctcgagcacacacttcacaagactgcacaaaggtacgcacatccctagacaaggaaggccaccaaaaagacctggccaccaagtctcttgtaccaaatattccaggatgaccagccaacacagaagaatggacctcggagatgactctactggtccaatcatccggaacaaacagtctttctggtggacatcgatccggtttatccacctgaaactcctgcaatgcgcgtcgcaagtctggggatacggcggacaatattaccccatccctaaggataccagcaggcccagtgtctccaggagagtcaggcacaaaacccctggaaagagcatctgccttcacattctttgaacctggcaggtatgaaaccacgaaattgaaacgagaaaaaaataacgaccaacgagcctgtctaggattcaaacgcctggcagactcaaggtaaatgagattcttgtgatcagtcaagaccaccatgcgatgtttagcaccctcaagccaatgacgccactcctcaaatgcccacttcatggccaaaagctcccgattacccacatcataattgcgctcggcgggcgagaattttctagagaagaaagcacatggcttcatcaccgagccattagaacttctctgtgacaaaaccgcccccgctccaatctcggaagcatcaacctccacctggaaaggaagtgaaacatctggttgacacaacacaggagcagaagaaaaccggcgcttaagttcccgaaaggcctccacggccgtaggagaccaatcagcaacatcagcaccctttttagtcaaatcagtcaaaggtttaacaatactggaaaaattagcaatgaaccgacgataaaaattagcaaaccccaagaacttctgaaggctcttaacagatgtaggttgtgtccagtcacaaatagcctgaaccttaacgggatccatctcaatagtagaaggagaaaaaatgtaccccaaaaaagaaatcttctggactccgaagagacactttgagcccttcacaaacagagaattggcccgcaaaacctgaaacaccttcctgacctgtagaacatgagactcccagtcatcagaaaacaccaaaatatcatccaaatacacaatcataaacttatccagatattcacgggaaatattgtgcataaaggactgaaagactgacggagcattggagagtccaaaaggcattaccaaatactcaaaatggccctcaggcgtattaaatgcggttttccactcatcaccctgttttatccgcaccagattatacgcaccacgaagatctattttagtgaaccacctagcccccttaatgcgagcaaacaaatcagtaaataacggcaatggatactggtatttgactgtaatcttattcagaaggcgataatctatacaaggcctcagggaaccatctttttttgccacgaaaaaaaaacctgctcccagaggggacgaagatggacgaatatgtcccttttccaaggactccttaatataattccgcatagcagtatgctctggcagtgacagattaaataaacgacccttagggaacttactgccaggaatcaattctatagcacagtcacactctctatggggagggagcgaattgagcttaggctcctcaaaaacatccctataatccgacaaaaacgcagggatctccgaaggagtagatgaagcgatagaaatcggaggtgcatcatcatgaaccccctgacatccccagcttagcacagacattgttttccagtccaggacaggattatgagtttgtaaccatggcagaccaagcactagtacatcatgtaaattatacagtacaaggaagcgaatcacctcctgatgaacgggagtcatgcgcatggtcacttgtgtccaatactgcggtttattcatagccaatggtgtagaatcaattcctttcagagggataggaacttccagaggctctagactaaaaccgcagcgtttagcaaatgaccaatccataagactcagggcagcgcctgaatccacataggcatcgacggaaatggaagacagtgaaaaaatcagagtcacagacaaaatgaacttagactgcagagtatcaatggcaaaagatttatcaaccctttttgtgcgtttagagcatgctgatataacatgagctgaatcaccacaataaaaacacaaaccatttttccgcctataattttgccgttcacttctggactgaattctatcacattgcatagtctcaggtgcctgttcagaagacaccgccaactggtgcacgggtttgcgctcccttaaacgccgatcaatctgaatggccatagccatagactcattcagacctgtaggcgcagggaaccccaccataatatccttaatggcctcagaaagaccatttctgaagtttgcagccagggcgcactcattccactgagtaagcaccgaccatttccgaaatttctgacaatatattttcgcttcatcatgcccctgagagagggctaataaagccttttcagcctgaatctctaggttaggttcctcatagagcaatcccaatgccagaaaaaacgcatccacactgagcaatgcaggatcccctggtgccaatgcaaatgcccaattctgagggtcgccctgtaggaacgatataacaatcttgacctgttgagcagggtctccagaggagcgagatttcaaagagagaaacaatttacaattgttcctgaaattcaggaaggtagatctatctccagaaaaacactctggaataggaattctaggttcagacatgggagtgtgaacaacgaaatcctgtatgttttgaacctttgccgcgagattactcaggctggaagccaaactctggacatccatgataaacagctaagatcagagccattcaagggttaagaggaggtaagaagcagctagacagcaattaagggctaggcagcaaaactctgaaggaaaaaaaaaaaaaaaaatttcccttgaacacttctatttctcctgcttcagcccaaacaattaacactttgtgggccggctatactgtcatgaatccccaatggctagggatagcacaggattagcaaagtataataaatatcggacgagctctagggtgatggaacctgggctgaccgctgccctacgcctgacaaacgcaactagagatagccagggagcgtgcctacgttggttctagacaccacgcaccagcctaagagctaactagtactgcagaggaaacaaagacctcacttgcctccagaggaattaaccccaaagatttagttgccccccacatgtattgacggtgaaatgagaggaaggcacacacatagagatgatgtatatagctttagcaaatagaggcccgctgaaaactagaaagcagaatgacacaaaaggggactgagcggtcagcaaaaaaaccctaatcaaaaaaaccatcctgagattacaagaacccatgtgccaactcatggcacatggggagaacctcagtccactagagcaaccagctaacaaagagacattctaagcaagctggacaaaaaaccaaacaactgaaaatcagcacttagcttatcctgaaagatctgggagcaggtaggcaggaaccaaacagagcacatctgaacacattgatagccggcaagggaaatgacagaaaggccaggtaaaataggaaacacccagcctctgatggacagatggaaaccaaaggccgcaacccaccaaagtcacccagtaccagcaataaccaccagagggagcccgcaaacagaatccacaacagaggagatcccacaggagaccatctgccgcctcatcaggatcatgcccaggcattgtagggaggtcatacaggcacgcggaggccgcacacactactgagcatcatttccttgtcttgaggcatttccactgaagttggatcagcctgtaacttcattttcccctttgattttgagtatcattccaactccagacctccatgggatattagttgtgatttacattgataatttttaggttttattctcaacacattccactatgtaatgaataaagatttacaactggaatatttcattcagtgatatctaggatgtggaattttagtgttccctttatttttttgagcaatttaCTATTCGCAACGCactattaaaaatataaagtgataagcagcactgtgcccccccattaactataatcttcCTCCCAATAAATATAaactattcagtctgtgactctccccaattacctgtaaggctatgtgcacatggaaaatatgcaaggttttacagtacaagcaaagtgaatgagatccctgaagtctcatgcacatcatcttcatcattgccttctcccccaccacctccattattgccctttccaccacctccatcattgccttctccccaccaccccatcattgccctttccaccacctctatcattgctttctcccctaccaccccatcattgccctttccaccacctccatcaatgccttctcccccaccacccccatcattgccctctccattacctccatcattgccttctcccctaccacccccatcattgccctttccaccacctccatcattgctttctcccccaccacccccatcattggccTCTGCACCACCTACACACACATCTCCACCATCTACACACACAGAGCACCACTCACCTCTTTGCATGCTCTCccgcagccacacacacacaccactgatCTCTCTGCATGTTCACCGCAGCATCTTCGTCgctggcagctttctct contains:
- the ADO gene encoding 2-aminoethanethiol dioxygenase, which translates into the protein MLDASGREMPRDEMNSLIQKIARQARLTFRGAGGSGGDGKSFAENVAQLRKLVSEVRAEDLKIRPRKSAQAPVPAPHNPPVTYMHICETDGFSMGVFLLKGGSSIPLHDHPGMHGMLKVLYGKVRISGFDKTETPGDPGSVLRAVLRSTGEYSDSSPPCLLSPHRDNLHQISAVDGPAAFLDILAPPYDPDDGRDCHYYKLLPPSQAPSSASPEQSAAGAAEASGVHPREVWLLEIPQPDEFWCGGEPYPGPKVSV